A stretch of the Epinephelus fuscoguttatus linkage group LG2, E.fuscoguttatus.final_Chr_v1 genome encodes the following:
- the zgc:113276 gene encoding uncharacterized protein zgc:113276: protein MVILDVLIIGAGPHALTLASLLSNTDPDANSDPGHDSPLSPFSSDPPRPQTNQETPNNNKCCSGKKKRRARAVSTGLTLEERLEKSMVSKRVNCQPMNLRVVDSYGEWTSLWESQFTALNIPHLRSHTLVHTDPLNKKALQEFVIKSDRSAELHSLPDQIYILDENAFFNDMRLGQKERKRLNITSTLKKSLSFSLPGTKLSVDFFKDQVDRYNLDKVLMKGTVERITPVTEDKEEMEEETDRIKVGEAVRVTEGKRVKYFQVQLQDGVILKARQVVMATGPTRAQMANIPSWVKGIGESYPDERLQHTVHLMHHLPTARQKLKDIQKETSSTQELCVVCEAGQRVLVVGGGLTSAHVVSIALQQGASHVTWVMRKHLQLKQFDVGDVESLVGRYSHVEHGIKMDGQAYLRQFYNERSLHKRLAMIRQARKGGAVTPEAYIHLQPFILNGQVDVKTYCQVSEASWCYRSQAWSLSLSTGDHWTGDMIWLATGCKLDVKQDPLLSEVMKEFPIQVLDGWPCISESLQWAEGCPLYLMGQYTALRVGPHAVNLAGGQAASMRIAKDIMRRQQHDITEAAELSGEKSKTEEYIQQMQGLLWL from the exons atggTTATACTCGATGTGTTAATAATAGGGGCTGGTCCTCATGCCTTGACCCTTGCTAGCCTGCTATCCAACACCGACCCTGATGCAAACTCAGACCCAGGACATGACTCACCCCTCTCCCCTTTCTCCTCGGACCCCCCGAGGCCTCAGACAAACCAAGAGAcacccaacaacaacaaatgctgCAGCGGCAAGAAGAAAAGGAGAGCTAGAGCTG TCTCCACAGGCCTGACACTGGAGGAGCGACTAGAAAAGTCAATGGTGTCAAAGAGGGTCAACTGCCAGCCGATGAATCTTCGAGTGGTAGACTCCTATGGAGAGTGGACTTCTCTGTGGGAGAGCCAGTTCACAGCTCTGAACATCCCTCATCtgcgctcacacacactggtgcACACAGACCCTCTCAATAAG AAAGCGCTGCAGGAGTTTGTTATAAAGTCTGATCGTTCAGCGGAGCTTCACAGTCTTCCAGATCAGATTTATATTCTGGACGAAAAcgcattttttaatgacatgagGCTCGGACAGAAGGAGAGGAAACGTCTCAACATCACCTCAACACTGAAGAAGAGTTTATCCTTCAGTCTGCCAGGAACCAAACTCAGTGTGGATTTCTTTAAAGATCAG GTGGACAGATACAACCTGGACAAAGTGCTGATGAAGGGAACAGTGGAGCGCATCACTCCTGTGACTGAGGACAaggaagagatggaggaagagacTGACAGGATAAAAGTGGGTGAGGCCGTGAGAGTGACTGAAGGGAAGAGGGTGAAATATTTTCAAGTCCAACTTCAAGATGGTGTTATCCTAAAAGCCCGCCAGGTTGTTATGGCGACAGGTCCAACCCGTGCCCAGATGGCAAACATCCCTTCATGGGTGAAAGGTATTGGAGAGAGCTACCCAGACGAGCGCTTGCAACACACAGTGCACCTCATGCACCACCTGCCAACTGCTCGGCAAAAACTAAAAGACATCCAGAAAGAGACTTCCTCCACTCAAG aactgtgtgtagtgtgtgagGCAGGGCAGAGAGTATTGGTAGTTGGTGGAGGTCTGACCAGCGCTCATGTCGTCTCAATTGCCCTGCAGCAAGGTGCCAGCCATGTCACATGGGTCATGAGGAAGCACCTTCAG TTAAAGCAGTTTGATGTGGGCGACGTGGAGAGCTTGGTGGGCCGTTACTCTCACGTGGAGCACGGCATCAAGATGGATGGCCAAGCCTACCTGCGGCAGTTCTACAATGAACGGAGTCTCCACAAACGGCTGGCTATGATTCGCCAGGCGAGGAAAGGAGGAGCCGTAACACCAGAGGCCTACATCCACCTGCAGCcgttcattctgaatggacaggTGGACGTGAAGACATACTGTCAG GTGAGTGAAGCCAGCTGGTGCTACAGGAGTCAGGCCTGGAGCCTCTCCCTCAGCACTGGGGACCACTGGACTGGAGACATGATCTGGCTCGCCACCGGCTGCAAACTTGATGTCAAACAGGACCCTTTACTTTCTGAGGTGATGAAGGAATTCCCCATTCAG GTATTAGATGGTTGGCCGTGCATATCAGAAAGCTTACAGTGGGCGGAAGGGTGCCCGCTCTACCTGATGGGGCAGTACACCGCTCTACGG GTTGGACCTCATGCAGTAAACCTGGCAGGTGGACAGGCTGCCAGCATGCGGATCGCCAAAGACATCATGCGCCGTCAACAGCACGACATTACAGAGGCTGCTGAACTGAGTGGGGAGAAATCTAAAACTGAAGAATATATTCAACAGATGCAAGGCCTGCTGTGGCTTTAA